Proteins co-encoded in one Uloborus diversus isolate 005 chromosome 9, Udiv.v.3.1, whole genome shotgun sequence genomic window:
- the LOC129230481 gene encoding probable ATP-dependent RNA helicase DHX35 produces MEICSGYRDHLSILFLLRALKPASRSVRKIVVSTNIAEASLTINGIAYIVDCCFVKLRCFNPHSCTDSLVVVPVSRASAEQRAGRAGRLRSGKAFRLCTEDDFLKLPAFTVPEMQRSNLASVILQLKALGIENILRFSFPSAPPSKHVITAIELLYALGALDEEGGLTSPLGTQMAEFPLHPMFSKMILISGEFGCTEEILTITAMLQVQNVFVASHGRKLEAKRSKWKFAVEEGDLFTLLNIYNAFLKNNNKHWCGQNSLNYKGLLRAMEIRMQLSKLLKKFKVPNVPQKGDEDSLRKCIVSAFFANAAFLHYTGVYKTVRGEHELHIHPDSVLLLTKQPKWVVFIEVLHTTKEYMRDVTVIEPSWLYELAPHYYQYGTDREIASKRLSKDK; encoded by the exons ATGGAAATTTGTTCTGGCTACAGGGATCACTTGAGCATCTTGTTTTTA CTAAGAGCTTTGAAACCTGCTTCTAGAAGTGTAAGAAAAATTGTTGTTTCTACCAACATTGCTGAAGCTTCTCTTACTATTAATGGTATTGCATACA TTGTAGATTGTTGCTTTGTCAAATTGCGATGCTTCAATCCGCATTCTTGCACTGATTCCTTGGTGGTAGTTCCAGTGTCCAGGGCTTCTGCTGAGCAAAGAGCAGGTAGAGCTGGGAGACTGAGATCAGGAAAAGCATTCAGGCTGTGCACTG AAGATGACTTTTTGAAACTCCCTGCATTCACTGTTCCAGAAATGCAAAGAAGTAATTTAGCATCCGTTATTTTGCAACTAAAGGCTCTAGGGATTGAAAATATATTACGTTTCTCATTCCCGTCT GCTCCTCCTTCAAAACATGTCATCACTGCCATTGAGCTTTTGTATGCTTTAGGAG CATTAGATGAAGAGGGAGGTTTAACATCTCCATTAGGTACCCAGATGGCTGAGTTTCCTTTACAtccaatgttttcaaaaatgattttaatttcag GTGAATTTGGATGCACTGAAGAAATATTAACAATCACTGCAATGCTCCAAGTACAAAATGTCTTTGTAGCATCACACGGAAGAAAACTAGAAGCA aaACGAAGTAAATGGAAATTTGCAGTTGAGGAAGGCGACTTATTTACCCTACTTAATatttataatgcatttttaaag AATAATAATAAGCACTGGTGTGGTCAAAATTCATTGAACTACAAGGGCTTATTGAGAGCTATGGAAATCCGTATGCAACTTTCTAAGCTACTTAAGAAATTCAAAGTTCCTAATGTTCCACAAAAAG GAGATGAAGATTCATTGCGAAAATGCATTGTAAGTGCTTTCTTTGCAAATGCAGCCTTCCTCCACTACACTGGCGTCTACAAAACTGTTAGAGGAGAGCATGAACTCCATATACATCCTGATTCAGTGTTACTTCTGACAAAGCAACCAAAATG GGTAGTGTTTATTGAGGTTCTTCATACAACAAAAGAATATATGAGAGATGTAACTGTTATAGAACCGTCCTGGCTTTACGAGCTTGCACCCCACTATTATCAGTATGGAACT